A stretch of Leptospira perdikensis DNA encodes these proteins:
- the metH gene encoding methionine synthase: MKFEYTNPSSKSLLKLINERILVLDGAMGTMIQRHSLEEDDFRGDRFKNWPCSIKGNNDVLAITRPDIIESVHLEYLEAGADIIETNTFSSNIVSQADYQMESAVRDLNLAAVACAKNAVAKYKEKTGKTDVFIAGSIGPTVKTASLSPDVNNPAFRAVTFDELVDCFYEQVSALLDGGVDLLLPETNIDTLNLKACIYAIEKVFEERKIRIPVVLSVTITDASGRTLSGQTGEAFYVSIKHAKALAVGINCALGAGEMRPYIEELSRVADCYVSCYPNAGLPNAFGGYDQTPEEFGGWMKNFAEAGFLNIVGGCCGTTPDHIRAAKEAVATIAPRVLKEQPKLSTFAGLEPLKLTKDQGFVNVGERNNVTGSPKFKKLILDGNFEEAVQVALQQVQAGANIIDINFDEALLDGEASMTKFLNLIAGEPDIARVPFMVDSSKWSVLLAGLKCIQGKPIVNSISLKEGEEVFLSHARTIQRFGAAAIVMAFDEQGQAATKEDKVRICKRAYDLLVERLDFDPTDIIFDPNILTVGTGIEEHNNYAMDFIEATREIKQICPGAKVSGGLSNISFSFRGNNPVREAMHSVFLYHAIQAGMDMAIVNAGMLEVYEQIPKDLLELVEDVLLNRRPDATERLIDAAASFHGEAKVQKKDDVWRSGSVEERLTHALVKGIDEFVTQDTEEARTSFARPLEVIEGPLMNGMKVVGELFGAGKMFLPQVVKSARVMKKAVAYLLPFMEEEKRNQKDESKQAKFLIATVKGDVHDIGKNIVGVVLACNNYEVIDLGVMVPCEKILETAKKENVSAIGLSGLITPSLDEMVYVAKEMERQGFQVPLLIGGATTSPAHTAVKIAEQYSKPVLHVMDASRVVNVMNSALNPQTAVDYAKQVVEEQSRIREEFYSRENERNILPIQDAIQNKFHADWDSYTPPKPSFTGVQKIEDVRLQDLLPFIDWSPFFLAWELKGRYPQILKDPVIGKEATSLYNDAQIILKEMLENPTLKPRAVVGMFPAVSHGEVVEIFEDDGKTKSLGTYPMLRQQTVKMTNQPNYSLADFIAPKDKKKNDYIGYFAVTAGHGIEELARTYEAKQDDYNAILVKALADRFAEAFAEYMHHRMREEWGFGKDENLTKEDLIREKYRGIRPAPGYPACPDHTEKKKIWKLLDVEKNAGIQLTESCAMWPASSVSGYYFSHPESRYFAIGKINEDQVQNYSKDKEMEKAEVERWLSPILNYDPSRKSKS, encoded by the coding sequence ATGAAATTTGAATATACCAACCCATCTTCTAAATCCCTTTTAAAACTGATCAACGAGAGGATTCTCGTTTTAGATGGTGCTATGGGTACCATGATACAAAGACATTCTCTGGAAGAAGATGACTTCCGTGGAGATCGTTTTAAGAATTGGCCTTGTTCCATTAAAGGGAATAACGATGTTTTGGCGATCACACGTCCCGATATCATTGAGTCTGTCCACTTGGAATACTTAGAAGCTGGTGCCGATATCATCGAAACCAATACATTTAGTTCAAACATAGTATCCCAGGCCGACTATCAGATGGAATCGGCGGTGAGAGATCTAAACTTAGCGGCTGTCGCTTGTGCCAAAAATGCAGTGGCCAAATACAAAGAAAAAACAGGAAAAACGGATGTGTTCATTGCCGGATCCATTGGGCCGACGGTAAAAACAGCTTCTCTTTCTCCCGATGTCAACAATCCTGCATTTCGTGCTGTCACCTTTGATGAGTTAGTGGATTGTTTTTATGAGCAAGTATCGGCACTTCTAGATGGAGGTGTGGATTTACTTTTACCAGAAACTAACATTGATACTTTGAATCTCAAAGCTTGTATTTACGCGATTGAGAAGGTATTTGAAGAACGCAAAATTCGTATCCCTGTTGTCCTCTCTGTAACCATTACCGATGCCTCTGGTAGAACCCTTTCTGGTCAAACAGGGGAAGCTTTTTATGTTTCCATCAAACACGCTAAGGCACTTGCTGTCGGAATCAATTGTGCGTTAGGTGCGGGGGAGATGCGGCCTTATATTGAGGAACTTTCTCGCGTCGCTGATTGTTACGTATCTTGTTATCCGAATGCTGGTCTTCCCAATGCCTTTGGTGGTTATGATCAAACCCCAGAAGAGTTTGGTGGTTGGATGAAAAACTTTGCCGAAGCAGGGTTTTTAAATATTGTTGGTGGTTGTTGTGGTACAACACCTGACCACATTCGAGCAGCCAAAGAAGCAGTTGCCACAATCGCTCCTCGTGTTTTAAAAGAACAACCTAAACTGAGCACTTTTGCTGGTCTTGAACCTTTGAAACTTACCAAAGACCAAGGGTTTGTCAATGTGGGGGAACGAAACAACGTAACTGGATCTCCTAAATTCAAAAAACTTATCTTAGATGGGAATTTTGAAGAAGCAGTGCAAGTGGCTTTACAACAAGTCCAAGCCGGTGCCAATATCATCGACATCAACTTTGATGAAGCTCTCCTCGATGGCGAAGCATCGATGACTAAGTTCTTAAATTTGATTGCAGGAGAACCAGACATTGCACGAGTTCCGTTTATGGTGGATTCTTCTAAGTGGTCTGTATTACTCGCGGGTTTGAAATGTATTCAAGGAAAACCAATTGTGAACTCCATCTCTCTCAAAGAAGGGGAAGAAGTTTTCCTAAGTCATGCTCGTACCATCCAAAGATTTGGAGCAGCTGCCATTGTGATGGCTTTCGACGAACAGGGACAGGCGGCAACCAAAGAAGACAAAGTTCGAATTTGCAAACGAGCCTATGACCTTCTAGTTGAAAGGTTAGATTTTGATCCAACGGATATTATCTTTGATCCAAACATCCTCACTGTAGGTACGGGAATTGAAGAACATAATAATTATGCTATGGACTTTATTGAAGCCACTCGTGAGATCAAACAAATCTGTCCTGGTGCTAAAGTCTCAGGTGGTCTCAGTAATATTTCTTTTTCGTTTCGCGGAAACAATCCTGTTCGTGAAGCCATGCATTCTGTATTTTTATACCACGCCATCCAAGCGGGAATGGACATGGCCATTGTTAATGCAGGGATGTTAGAAGTTTACGAACAAATTCCTAAAGACTTATTGGAACTTGTGGAAGATGTTCTCCTCAATCGTCGTCCCGATGCCACAGAACGTTTGATTGATGCGGCTGCTAGTTTTCACGGGGAAGCTAAGGTGCAGAAAAAAGACGATGTGTGGAGAAGTGGATCTGTTGAAGAACGACTAACGCACGCTCTAGTCAAAGGAATTGATGAATTTGTAACCCAAGATACGGAAGAAGCTCGCACTAGTTTTGCTAGACCTTTGGAAGTGATTGAAGGGCCACTTATGAATGGAATGAAAGTGGTAGGGGAACTATTTGGTGCCGGAAAGATGTTCCTTCCGCAAGTTGTAAAAAGTGCACGGGTGATGAAAAAAGCAGTGGCCTACTTACTTCCCTTTATGGAAGAAGAAAAACGAAATCAAAAGGACGAAAGTAAACAAGCCAAATTCCTCATTGCAACGGTGAAGGGGGATGTTCACGATATCGGAAAAAATATTGTGGGGGTGGTTCTTGCATGTAACAACTATGAGGTGATTGACCTTGGAGTCATGGTACCTTGTGAAAAGATTTTAGAAACCGCTAAAAAAGAAAACGTATCTGCCATTGGTCTTTCAGGTCTTATCACCCCATCACTTGATGAAATGGTATATGTAGCCAAAGAAATGGAACGACAAGGATTTCAAGTCCCACTCCTCATTGGTGGGGCTACGACATCGCCAGCACATACTGCGGTAAAAATTGCCGAACAGTATTCGAAGCCAGTCCTTCATGTGATGGATGCTTCCCGTGTTGTGAATGTGATGAATAGTGCACTAAATCCACAAACTGCTGTGGATTATGCAAAACAGGTAGTTGAAGAACAATCTAGAATCCGAGAAGAATTTTATTCGAGGGAAAATGAAAGAAACATCCTTCCCATTCAGGATGCAATACAAAACAAATTCCATGCGGATTGGGATTCATATACCCCACCAAAACCAAGTTTTACGGGAGTTCAAAAAATTGAAGATGTACGTTTACAAGACCTACTTCCTTTTATCGATTGGTCTCCTTTCTTTTTGGCTTGGGAATTAAAAGGCCGGTACCCTCAAATCCTAAAAGATCCGGTGATTGGTAAAGAAGCTACTTCGCTTTACAATGATGCACAAATCATTTTAAAGGAAATGTTGGAAAACCCAACTCTCAAACCAAGAGCTGTTGTCGGAATGTTCCCTGCGGTTTCTCATGGGGAAGTGGTAGAAATTTTTGAAGATGATGGAAAAACCAAATCTTTGGGAACATATCCAATGTTACGCCAACAGACGGTCAAAATGACAAATCAACCAAACTACAGTTTGGCGGACTTTATCGCACCAAAAGATAAAAAGAAAAATGACTATATTGGATATTTTGCGGTAACGGCAGGTCATGGCATCGAAGAATTAGCAAGGACCTACGAAGCCAAACAAGATGATTACAATGCTATTTTGGTAAAAGCACTTGCTGACCGATTTGCAGAAGCTTTCGCAGAATACATGCACCATAGAATGCGGGAAGAATGGGGATTTGGAAAAGATGAAAATCTAACTAAAGAAGACCTGATTCGTGAAAAATATCGTGGGATTCGTCCAGCACCTGGGTATCCCGCTTGTCCGGATCATACGGAAAAAAAGAAAATTTGGAAACTTTTGGATGTAGAAAAAAATGCAGGAATCCAACTCACCGAATCCTGTGCGATGTGGCCGGCAAGTAGTGTGAGTGGGTATTATTTCTCACATCCGGAATCTCGTTATTTTGCGATTGGTAAAATCAACGAAGACCAAGTGCAAAATTATTCTAAGGACAAAGAGATGGAAAAAGCAGAAGTGGAACGTTGGTTGTCACCCATTCTGAACTATGATCCATCCCGTAAGTCTAAATCTTAA
- a CDS encoding ferredoxin family protein, with protein sequence MAYVVTEICVDCKYTSCAAVCPVEAFHEAPDTLYIDPDTCIDCNACQYECPIDAIFPDYDVPEKHKPSIEVNAKEATKFPVIVTTKPPLKGAKCSDSSK encoded by the coding sequence ATGGCTTATGTTGTAACTGAAATTTGCGTTGATTGTAAATACACAAGTTGTGCAGCAGTTTGTCCGGTGGAAGCTTTTCATGAAGCTCCGGACACCCTGTATATCGATCCGGACACTTGTATTGATTGTAATGCTTGTCAATATGAATGTCCAATTGATGCAATTTTCCCGGACTATGATGTCCCGGAAAAACACAAACCTTCTATTGAAGTTAATGCGAAAGAAGCAACCAAATTCCCTGTCATAGTCACTACAAAACCACCGCTTAAAGGTGCAAAGTGTTCTGACTCGAGTAAATAA
- the ahcY gene encoding adenosylhomocysteinase, translating into MSTATETKSERLPFKVKDISLAEWGREEIILAEKEMPGLMALRKEFGTSKPLKGARICGSLHMTIQTAVLIETLAALGADIRWSSCNIFSTQDHAAAAIAKAGIPVFAWKGETEEEYWWCIEQTLFFDGGKGPNMILDDGHDLTHYIHEKYPQLLVDIKGVSEETTTGVIALHKKLKAGTLKIPAINVNDSVTKSKFDNLYGCRESLADGIKRATDVMLAGKVALVCGYGDVGKGSAASLRNFGARVIVTEIDPICALQAVMEGYQVLRVEDVIENADIIVTATGNDDIISLENMKAMKDGAILCNIGHFDTEIQMSRLNAEKGVIKKEIKPQVDKYTFPNGRSIIVLAEGRLVNLGCATGHPSFVMSSSFTNQVLAQIELYTTKYELGVYRLPKHLDEKVAALHLEQLGVRLTKLTQKQADYISVPLEGPYKPDHYRY; encoded by the coding sequence ATGTCCACAGCAACTGAAACAAAATCGGAAAGATTGCCATTTAAAGTGAAGGATATCTCTCTTGCGGAATGGGGAAGAGAAGAGATCATTTTGGCAGAAAAAGAAATGCCGGGCCTTATGGCTCTTCGTAAAGAATTCGGAACTTCTAAACCACTCAAAGGTGCTAGAATTTGTGGATCTCTACACATGACAATCCAAACAGCGGTTCTAATTGAAACCTTGGCTGCATTAGGTGCTGACATTCGTTGGTCCTCTTGTAACATTTTTTCAACACAAGACCATGCGGCAGCTGCCATTGCAAAAGCAGGAATTCCTGTATTTGCTTGGAAAGGTGAAACTGAAGAAGAATACTGGTGGTGTATTGAACAAACATTATTTTTTGACGGCGGAAAAGGACCAAACATGATCCTTGATGACGGTCATGATTTAACTCATTACATTCACGAAAAATACCCACAACTACTTGTAGACATCAAAGGTGTTTCTGAAGAAACAACTACAGGTGTAATTGCACTTCATAAAAAATTGAAAGCGGGAACTCTTAAAATCCCTGCAATCAATGTAAACGATTCAGTAACAAAATCAAAATTTGATAACCTCTACGGTTGCCGTGAATCACTTGCTGATGGAATCAAACGTGCAACTGACGTAATGCTTGCTGGTAAAGTGGCACTTGTTTGTGGATACGGTGATGTGGGAAAAGGTTCTGCTGCTTCACTTCGTAACTTTGGTGCACGTGTGATTGTAACAGAAATCGACCCAATCTGCGCTCTCCAAGCTGTGATGGAAGGTTACCAAGTTCTTCGTGTTGAAGATGTGATTGAAAATGCAGATATCATTGTAACTGCAACTGGAAATGATGATATCATTTCACTTGAAAACATGAAAGCGATGAAAGACGGTGCGATTCTTTGTAACATTGGTCACTTTGATACAGAAATTCAAATGTCTCGTTTGAACGCTGAAAAAGGTGTAATCAAAAAAGAAATCAAACCACAGGTTGATAAATACACTTTCCCTAATGGAAGATCGATCATCGTTCTTGCAGAAGGTCGTTTGGTAAACCTTGGTTGTGCTACTGGTCACCCATCTTTTGTAATGTCTAGTTCATTCACTAACCAAGTTTTGGCTCAAATTGAACTTTACACAACTAAATATGAGTTAGGTGTTTACCGCCTTCCAAAACATTTAGATGAGAAGGTAGCGGCACTTCACTTAGAGCAGTTAGGAGTTCGTTTGACAAAATTGACTCAAAAACAAGCTGATTATATCAGTGTTCCACTTGAAGGTCCTTACAAACCTGATCACTACCGATACTAA
- a CDS encoding ATP-dependent 6-phosphofructokinase: MNENDTKVEQFGPCTIPNPAGYDYWTEDNSVVLFQTIFSGPADAKKTIETSPVFFEQAGPKENIYFRPEEVTAGIVTCGGLCPGINDVIRALVMELHYRYKVPRILGFPFGYEGLVKKFGHRPVELTPDKVAHIMNFGGSILGSSRGNQNIGDMVDTLFLYGVKMLFCIGGDGTLRGAQAIQEEVRKRKEDIAIVGIPKTIDNDINYVQKTFGFSTAFSKAVEAVNCAHEEAKGAPSGVGLVKLMGRHSGFIAVNSALASKNVNFVLIPELDFDLEGEGAFLTVLKERVQKRGHAVVILAEGAGQKFFEDKGEKDQSGNKKLADIGIFIKDKITDYFKKEGVTLNLKYIDPSYIIRSVPANAEDSVFCGFLAQNAVHAAFAGRTGCVVGIWNNVFTVMPISLAIAERKVLRPERSTLWRALLASTGQPNSMKAKG; this comes from the coding sequence ATGAATGAAAACGATACCAAGGTTGAACAATTTGGTCCCTGCACCATTCCAAACCCAGCTGGGTATGACTATTGGACGGAAGACAACTCCGTCGTTCTATTCCAAACGATATTTTCCGGCCCTGCCGACGCTAAAAAAACCATAGAAACCAGTCCTGTATTCTTTGAACAAGCTGGCCCCAAAGAAAACATTTACTTCCGTCCAGAGGAAGTCACGGCAGGCATTGTCACTTGTGGGGGACTCTGCCCTGGAATCAATGATGTCATTCGTGCTCTTGTGATGGAGCTCCATTACCGGTACAAAGTGCCCCGTATTTTAGGTTTTCCTTTTGGTTATGAAGGCCTTGTGAAAAAATTTGGACATAGGCCCGTGGAACTCACTCCAGATAAGGTTGCCCATATCATGAACTTCGGTGGTTCCATTCTTGGATCATCGCGAGGGAACCAAAATATTGGAGATATGGTGGATACATTATTTCTCTATGGGGTGAAGATGTTGTTTTGTATTGGCGGAGACGGGACCTTACGTGGGGCCCAGGCCATTCAAGAAGAAGTAAGAAAACGCAAAGAAGACATCGCCATTGTAGGAATTCCCAAAACCATTGATAACGATATCAACTATGTCCAAAAAACCTTTGGATTCTCGACTGCTTTTAGTAAGGCGGTAGAAGCTGTTAATTGTGCTCATGAAGAAGCGAAAGGGGCTCCCAGTGGAGTCGGACTTGTGAAACTTATGGGTCGTCATTCTGGTTTCATTGCTGTAAATTCGGCTCTCGCATCTAAAAATGTAAATTTTGTCCTCATTCCAGAACTTGATTTTGATTTAGAAGGAGAAGGTGCTTTTTTAACCGTTTTGAAAGAACGGGTGCAAAAACGTGGTCATGCCGTTGTGATTTTGGCAGAAGGGGCAGGGCAGAAGTTTTTTGAAGACAAAGGAGAAAAAGACCAGTCGGGTAACAAGAAGTTGGCGGACATTGGGATTTTTATCAAAGATAAAATCACCGATTACTTCAAAAAAGAAGGTGTGACTCTAAATCTAAAATACATCGATCCCAGTTATATCATTCGTTCTGTTCCTGCCAATGCCGAAGATTCCGTATTCTGTGGATTTCTAGCACAAAATGCAGTCCATGCTGCTTTTGCCGGTAGGACAGGTTGTGTGGTAGGGATTTGGAACAACGTGTTTACGGTGATGCCAATTTCCCTTGCGATTGCGGAGAGAAAGGTATTACGTCCGGAGAGGAGTACTCTTTGGCGGGCACTCCTTGCCTCGACAGGCCAACCCAATTCAATGAAAGCG